AGGTTGCATTTAGTTCGATGGTAGAGGATTTGGGCGAAAATGACATCTTCAATCTGGTTAAGTTCAATGAAGAAGTGGCTTTGCTCTGGGAGGAACCGCACTCCGCTTCGTCGCTCAACGTAGAGACAGCCCAAGGGTGGGTTAGTTCAATCACAGCAGAAGGCTCAACCAACTTCCACGGAGCTTGTCTGGAAGGTTTGGACACCTTCACCAGTGGAGATTACGTTAAGGTAATGCTCGTACTGTCAGATGGATTGCCAACCGCTGGAGAATTACAGCTACCAGAGGAAATCATTCCCGCAGTCTGCGAAGCTAACAGCAAAAGAGTCTCCATCTCAACTGTCGCCTTTGGTTCTGATGCGGATGAAGATTTGCTGGCAAGTATCGCGGCCAAGAATCATGGGTATTTTGCTTTCATCCAACCTGGCGATGACGCATCGACAGAGTTGATGGATTTCTACAAGAAGATGGCAGTACCCTTAGCGACCAGCTTCAATATCACAATCAGTGGTGCCTCCGAAATCATGGCATTGCAGAGCCTCGATAACACCCCGTTTTTCAACGGCAGTGAGATTGTTATTGCGGGACGCTACTCCGAATCTATTCAGATTGCAACATCCATCCAGTATGTCACAGGGAATGAGACTTACAATGATCAAGCCTCAACAGCAACCAAGGATAATAGTCATATTGAGAAAATCTGGGCCTTGCAGAGGATAGATTTCCTAAAGCTGCTTATACTGCAGCAGGGCGAAACCGAATCCCTTCGAAGACAGATCATATCTCTCGGATTTCAGTATGGCATTGTAATCGAAGACTATACCGGTCTTGTGCTTACTTCGTTGGAACCACAGTATGCTGATTCAAGCGAGTACCGTGAAATCACGTACACTGGTCCTGCGGCCCCTCAATCAACAGCTCCAAATGGAGGAATCTTTGGGATAGCTCCTCTGGATTCTGGAGCGTGGTTGGCTATTGCTGTTCTAGGTGTAGTGCTGACACTAGGGATTGCTCTTGTCATAGGCACATGGGTAAGAAGGCCCAAGTGAGTTTCACTCCGTTAAGGATATCCGATTATGGCAGATGCCAGAGTTATATCGACGGTACTGCATGGGTACCCTCTGTCTTCTATCCGCCGACCTCTATAGTGTAGACGCCCCAAGTTAGCAGCAGATAGAGCATCATTATGAAGACTGCAATCATAGCTATGGATTCTAGAGCGTTAACTTTCGAATCATCGGCTATCATTTGCCGTAATATGAACATGCTTGGGAATGCAAAGAAGAGGAGAACTACGGAGAACAGGTCGATTGGAATAACGCCACCTATGAGTCCTGCGGCAACAAGGGTGTAGCCGAAGACAACGAAGAAAACCTGTACAATTCCTCCAAAAGCATTTGAAAGCGCGACCTCGATGCGCTCCTTTCTATGACTTGATGCCACGATGATATACTCGGGGGTTCCGCTGAAAATGACCAATAGTAGAGCCGCATGGATGAAGCTCAAATTCAAGCCCTGGTCTGAAGAAGCGAATGTTGCAAATGATGAAAGAGCTTCACCGCCTACGAGAGCACCAAATGATGCCAATATGAGGAATAGGGCTACCTTCTTCGGCGTCAGCTCTTCATGATGGATTTCGCAAACACGCTGATCATCTTCGCCACTCGGAAGGCATCTGCCATAGTACTTCGTGATTCTGTAGAGATAAGCAATGAATACGGAAAGAAGCGCTGCACCAAAAACGAGCAGCTCGTCGCTTGTTAAGTGAGCGGCAATTTCCATATCAGGGGGGGCAAACACATGAACCAGCAACATTGAAAGTCCTACAGCTAGACTGATTACAGACCCCATTGATAGTAGATCGGACCCAACCCAATTGATTGCATCAGGCAATTGGTATGAGCCAGTCTCATCCTTCGGCAGTAGGAGTGTATACAAAGCAAACACGAGTGAATTCATGAAAATCGTGGCTAGAGCAAGTACCCAGGCCATCTCGTACTCACCGCCTAAGAGAAGGAATGTGAGGACACAGATTTCTGGGATAGTACTTGCTATACTTGCGTAAATCCCGCTGACATAGTCGGTCATGTTCAGGTTCTCGGAGATGCCTTCGACCGAAATCACAAAGGCTTCACAGGCTCCAGCAATAACCATGACTCCGCCAACAAGCTCAATCAAAGCAACTACGTAAATTCCAAGGTGAATACCTGCTGTTTCAACACCAATAAGAACAGCAATCAGAATCATCCCAATCAAGTAAGCATACTGCCAACCTTTCAGGTTCATTGGCTTCTCTCCACGCACGTACCATTGGTGACCACATTTTAAGTATAGCTCTGCGCACCTGACCAAACTATCTGCAGACAACTCAAAAAGGATATTTGAGATATTTTAATGGAGGAGAATATACCTCTCCGCATCACAGGAGGCTAAGCCATGGTCAACTACTTGGATGACATTCCAGCCAATTCAATAATTGGACCACGATATGCTACTTACGATAACGTAGGCTGGGTCGTTGATTGTCTGATGATTCGCATCTTGGCAGACCTTTCCACCATTTCCTGATTCTATTTTGGAACTGGTGAATTGTTTGGGTTTCAATCACTGGATTCATATCCAACCGAAAAATACACCCAAAACCAGATTCCACGTACCCGAGTATACAAGGAGTTAATCAGAGGATATCGAAAAACCTGAGCGTTGAAACTAGTTCATGAGTACAGGAAGAAGAGCCTGGTGGAGATTGTGTTCATTATGATGAGGGGAAGACATTGAGCAAATCGGAGTTCGAGACGATATGAAGAACAACAGAGAGAATTGCCGATTAATGTGATTCTTCCAACATAGAGTGCTTAAACGTCTTGAGTTGTGATGGAAAGTAACTTTTCATACAGAAGTCTCTACAAAAAAAAAACGAATATTTAAAAGATTACAATCCTATCATATTGGCGGCTTCACCATACATTTAGTGGGAATATAATAGTGAAAAACGCATCTTTTATTCAGGGTAGTAAATTACATGCCATGTTTCTCTGTTTACTGCTAATGGCGCTCCTTTGGTCGCCTCAGATTGTGATAGCTGAACAATTATCGTCGGATGATGTTGATTATGAGAACATCTCGGTAAGAACAGCCAATCGCATGATAAGAAAACAATTTTCATCAGATCTGGCTATTATCGATGTGAGAAGCAGAACTGAATGTGCCGTTACCCATCTACATAATGCAATAGTAATACCACATAAGGAACTCGAAACTAGAATAGGGGATTTTGAGGAGTATAAGAAACATGACATTATAGTATATTGTAGATCCGGATATAGAAGTATAGAAGCATCAGAGTTTCTGGCCGATCATGGTTTTGTGCATGTGCATAATATGATTGGCGGAATACTTGCTTGGATAGATGCTGGGTATAGCTTGTATACAACCTCCCATCATGCAACAGTAAATATTATTGAGGGAAACATTAAGTTACAGATTGAACCTGCTCTCTTAGACCCAGTAGATTGCGGATGTAGGGATCAGAATCAACCTCGCTTAATCAATAGTATGCCCACAGAGATTGTTTCTACTGTTATGCAACAGGATTCAAATCAGACTCGCATGACGCTGTCATATTTACTGAACGGGGAAACATATGAAGTGACTATAGTTAGAACTCTGATGTGGAACTACATCGAACTTGGAGAGGATTTCAACAGAACAGCAAGCCTCACATACACAGAATCTATGACAGAAGACAGTTCCTTCAAATTCTATCAACTTCGGTATCAAGTCAAGCATACAGATTCTGTCTTTGTTGCTAGTACCCTGTTGACTCCCTTCGATTCTAGAACCTATGGGAGTGCTTTCACAAGTATAATGTATATACCAGTGGAGAAATCTAAAATTACCACACTTGAGATTGTGGATTTCAATACATCGGCCCTACTATCACAGCAGTATTTGGCCTATGGCAAAGTCGCTAACAAAATTGGAAAAGCATACGAGAAAAGCGATGATGAGATGCTAGTACAGTTTGGTGAAAGGTATCAGAATATCGAGAAGGAAAGCAAAACTCTATCCAGACTCATTAGGACACAGTTAGAAGAATATGACAAACTTACTCAGAATATCCATGGATCAATAATAGATGGTT
The DNA window shown above is from Candidatus Lokiarchaeota archaeon and carries:
- a CDS encoding VWA domain-containing protein; the encoded protein is MKVGKFRSLALIIVILVGAHSLLAINHVQAQKDIFAPDSVGIQGEIVDNYVNITYRMIFDNTASSEARQASWFFGFQEGIRLSNISVEMNNLTFWGHIMEEQQAEETYNESVEANATAAIVIRKSGGYEIKINVENNTEAILQVFAEGLLTRDLGIYEMTLPIAVEAALQAEFDMMIDIRSTCETIKGYSVTGIEDFQATDLGDGVQLSYSAEDFLVPSNLAIEYALETGAGCTELLTHNNRTDNFFVYKLAPTIEEVEEQAPREYVFVLDVSGSMSGPKIEQAKVAFSSMVEDLGENDIFNLVKFNEEVALLWEEPHSASSLNVETAQGWVSSITAEGSTNFHGACLEGLDTFTSGDYVKVMLVLSDGLPTAGELQLPEEIIPAVCEANSKRVSISTVAFGSDADEDLLASIAAKNHGYFAFIQPGDDASTELMDFYKKMAVPLATSFNITISGASEIMALQSLDNTPFFNGSEIVIAGRYSESIQIATSIQYVTGNETYNDQASTATKDNSHIEKIWALQRIDFLKLLILQQGETESLRRQIISLGFQYGIVIEDYTGLVLTSLEPQYADSSEYREITYTGPAAPQSTAPNGGIFGIAPLDSGAWLAIAVLGVVLTLGIALVIGTWVRRPK